The Tenrec ecaudatus isolate mTenEca1 chromosome 7, mTenEca1.hap1, whole genome shotgun sequence genome window below encodes:
- the RSPH9 gene encoding radial spoke head protein 9 homolog isoform X1, with protein sequence MDSESLLLSLELASGSGQGLSPDRRASLLTSLMLVKRDYRYERVLFWGRILGLVADYYIAQGLSEDQLAPRKTLYSLNCVEWSLLPPATEEMLLQTSVVNGRFMGDPSHEYEHTELQKVTEADKAFEEEVVVQVKEETRLVSVVDQIDKAVAVIPRGALFKTPLGPTHVNRTFEGLSLSEAKKLSSYFHFKEATELKNKTLLEKADLDPSLDFMDSLEYDIPKGAWSIQMERGNGLVVLRSLLWPGLTFFHAPYTKNYGYIYVGTGEKNIDLPFML encoded by the exons ATGGACTCCGAGAGCCTCCTGCTGTCGCTGGAGCTGGCGTCCGGCAGTGGCCAGGGCCTCAGCCCCGACCGCCGGGCCTCCCTGCTCACGTCCCTCATGCTGGTGAAGCGCGACTACCGCTACGAGCGGGTCCTCTTCTGGGGCCGCATCCTCGGCCTCGTCGCCGATTACTACATCGCGCAGGGCCTGAGTGAGGACCAGCTCGCCCCGCGCAAGACCCTCTACAG CCTGAACTGCGTAGAGTGGAGCCTCCTGCCCCCTGCCACGGAGGAGATGCTGCTGCAGACATCAGTGGTGAATGGCCGCTTCATGGGGGACCCCAGTCATGAGTACGAACACACAGAGCTGCAGAAGGTGACCGAGGCTGACAAGGCCTTTGAAGAAGAAGTGGTG GTTCAGGTCAAGGAGGAGACCCGCCTTGTGTCTGTCGTGGACCAGATCGACAAGGCTGTGGCCGTGATCCCCCGGGGCGCCTTGTTCAAAACCCCCTTGGGACCCACCCACGTCAATCGGACCTTTGAAG GGCTGTCCTTGTCCGAGGCCAAGAAGCTTAGTTCTTATTTTCACTTCAAGGAAGCTACTGAGCTGAAGAATAAGACCTTGCTTGAGAAGGCTGACCTGGACCCCTCCTTGGACTTCATGGACTCCTTGGAGTATGATATCCCCAAAG GTGCCTGGAGCATCCAGATGGAGCGGGGCAATGGCCTGGTGGTGCTGCGCAGCCTGCTCTGGCCAGGCCTCACCTTCTTCCACGCCCCCTACACCAAGAACTACGGCTACATCTACGTGGGCACCGGGGAGAAGAACATAGACCTGCCTTTCATGTTATAG
- the RSPH9 gene encoding radial spoke head protein 9 homolog isoform X2 — MDSESLLLSLELASGSGQGLSPDRRASLLTSLMLVKRDYRYERVLFWGRILGLVADYYIAQGLSEDQLAPRKTLYSLNCVEWSLLPPATEEMLLQTSVVNGRFMGDPSHEYEHTELQKVTEADKAFEEEVVVQVKEETRLVSVVDQIDKAVAVIPRGALFKTPLGPTHVNRTFEGLSLSEAKKLSSYFHFKEATELKNKTLLEKADLDPSLDFMDSLEYDIPKGPLNTCKETGRP, encoded by the exons ATGGACTCCGAGAGCCTCCTGCTGTCGCTGGAGCTGGCGTCCGGCAGTGGCCAGGGCCTCAGCCCCGACCGCCGGGCCTCCCTGCTCACGTCCCTCATGCTGGTGAAGCGCGACTACCGCTACGAGCGGGTCCTCTTCTGGGGCCGCATCCTCGGCCTCGTCGCCGATTACTACATCGCGCAGGGCCTGAGTGAGGACCAGCTCGCCCCGCGCAAGACCCTCTACAG CCTGAACTGCGTAGAGTGGAGCCTCCTGCCCCCTGCCACGGAGGAGATGCTGCTGCAGACATCAGTGGTGAATGGCCGCTTCATGGGGGACCCCAGTCATGAGTACGAACACACAGAGCTGCAGAAGGTGACCGAGGCTGACAAGGCCTTTGAAGAAGAAGTGGTG GTTCAGGTCAAGGAGGAGACCCGCCTTGTGTCTGTCGTGGACCAGATCGACAAGGCTGTGGCCGTGATCCCCCGGGGCGCCTTGTTCAAAACCCCCTTGGGACCCACCCACGTCAATCGGACCTTTGAAG GGCTGTCCTTGTCCGAGGCCAAGAAGCTTAGTTCTTATTTTCACTTCAAGGAAGCTACTGAGCTGAAGAATAAGACCTTGCTTGAGAAGGCTGACCTGGACCCCTCCTTGGACTTCATGGACTCCTTGGAGTATGATATCCCCAAAG